One genomic region from Lycorma delicatula isolate Av1 chromosome 1, ASM4794821v1, whole genome shotgun sequence encodes:
- the LOC142317308 gene encoding uncharacterized protein LOC142317308 isoform X2: MHKIYMFFSVLETNKDLKVAESQLLVGFCNPSPPVTTTPSSPRIMEDEENGNIVKQNNKTSNGDSTDDSKMFATQSYPLKRSEAVDTNDYKKLNRGISRATDNVNLVSQVRSELVLDNIEQDFFVETPVHTFILPDISSEEPGFLCIPNI, translated from the exons ttttttctgTACTGGAGACAAATAAAGACTTAAAAGTGGCCGAGTCACAGTTGCTTGTGGGTTTTTGTAACCCTAGCCCTCCAGTTACCACCACTCCTTCTTCACCTAGAATTATGGAAGATGAAGAAAATGGCAAtatagttaaacaaaataataaaacaagcaaCGGTGATTCAACAGATGATAGCAAAATGTTTGCAACCCAGAGTTACCCTCTTAAAAGGAGTGAAGCTGTTGATACAAATGATT ATAAAAAGCTAAATAGGGGAATATCAAGAGCAACAGATAATGTTAATTTGGTATCACAAGTTAGATCCGAGCTAGTGTTGGATAACATAGAGCaagatttttttgtagaaacaCCAGTACATACTTTTATACTGCCAGATATATCTTCTGAAGAACCTG